In Gemmatimonadaceae bacterium, the sequence GGCGTGCGATCGAAGGCAGCGCGCCCACGCTCCCGCGCGAGTTGCTCCATGAGGGCACCCGTCCCCCCGGGATACGGCATGAACTGCAGGGCGGGTGCCTCGCCATTGCCTAACGGCAAGGGCGGCGCCTGTGGCGCCTGGAGCGCACCGCCTCCCTGGGCGCGACTCGTGCCCGCGAGTCCGAAGGTGGTGGCCGCGGCCGACACCAGCGACATCAGCATGAACTGCCGCCGATCGAGGCCACCGCACGCGTCGGGGTCGTGATCCATCGCGAGCAGTTCGGCTTCGGTGAGCGCGAGCAGGTCTTCGGGCGTCGTCACGAGTGGCTCCAGCGAATCGGGAAAGGAGGATGGAGCCGCCGGGGTCGCTACCCGAGCAACCCGAGGAGGATCCAGGTGAGCACGAGGATGACGAGGACGATGATGGCGCGCCTCGCCAGCGGTGGTATGATGTCCTTAGCCACCTCGCGCGCGACGGTGGCCGCAAAGGCAGCGTCGCTGGGCCGGTCGGTCAGGGTGGGTGCCACCGCATCGGCCGCCGCGGTGGCTTCTTCCGGGCTGCCACCGGCCAACGTCACCGACGCGGCGGTCGCGGCGCGTTCGCGCATCGCGGCATCGAGCCCCTCGAGGCTCTGCTTCACGATGGCTCGCGCGGACGTCTCGATCAGCCGCTGGCCAACCGCGGCGATGCGGCCACCAACCTGCGCATCGCTGGTGTAGGTGATCCGTGTCTGATCGCCCTCCGCGGCCAGCGAGACCGTGGCCACCGCCTTGACGAATCCCTGCTGTCCTTTGCCGTCGATCTGCATGCCGAACGAGTCAGGCTCGCGCAGGTCGCGCAGCTGCACGCGACCGCTGTAGTCACCCTGCACCGGCCCGATCCTGAGCCGGATCGCGCCCTCGAAGGTGTGGTCGTCGACGCGATCGAGCCGCTCGCACCCGGGGAGCACCGACGCCAGCACACGCGGATCCTGCAGCGCGCTCCAGACGATCGCGCGGGGCGCGGCAAAGACGTATTCACCGGAAAGGTGCACGAGGCGCGGGCGACAGGGGTGGACGCGTGCCGCACGTTATCACCCGCTACCGCGTGCGCGACAGGGTACGCCGCCGGCTCAGGCGATATTGATGATGTACACGGTGCTCTTGCCGCCAGCTGTGACCGTCACCGTGAACGACGTCCCGGCCACGCCAACCTTGGTGAGCGTGACCTCGAACTCGCCTCCGCCGAACGCATCGGTGCGTTTGGATCCGACCGGGACCACCGTCGCGATGGTGGTGTCGGAGGAGACCAGCGTGAACGGCACGCCAGCGGCCGGACGGCCGTTCGCGCCAAGGGCGCGGAACTTCCCGTTCACGGTATTGCCGCCGCCAGCCGCGACCTTGAGCGTGGGTGCCGGTGACGGTGGAACGGATTCGACCGTATCGACTGCCATGAGTGACACCGCGACCGTCGACGTGCCAGCCAGCCCACCGATCGCCCCGGTAACCACATGCGTCCCGGTCGTGATTGGGGTGAGGGTCGTGGTGGGCCCCGAGGTCGGCGTCAGGACGCCGAGGATGCTGTTGACCGACCAGGCGACCGAGCGGGCGCCGAGCGGATTCCCCTGCGCGGTGCCGATTGCATTCCCCGCCGAATCGACCGGCGTTCCCGTGAGGCTCACGCCCTGCAGCACCACGGTCGCGGCCTGCGACGGTGAGATGAGGACCGAGGCAATCGGGACGAGGTCGCTGTCGATCGTCAGCGTATCGGTGACCGCGGCGAGTCCGCCGCCTGACGACGCCGCGAGGCGCAGACCCGAGGTTGGGGTCCCTGCGGCGACGATCGTCGCGCTCCCCGGCATCTTGCCCGGCGTGACCGTGAGCAGCGTCGGATCGCTCGTCGACCACGAGAGCTGAGCCCCGG encodes:
- a CDS encoding carbon monoxide dehydrogenase subunit G encodes the protein MHLSGEYVFAAPRAIVWSALQDPRVLASVLPGCERLDRVDDHTFEGAIRLRIGPVQGDYSGRVQLRDLREPDSFGMQIDGKGQQGFVKAVATVSLAAEGDQTRITYTSDAQVGGRIAAVGQRLIETSARAIVKQSLEGLDAAMRERAATAASVTLAGGSPEEATAAADAVAPTLTDRPSDAAFAATVAREVAKDIIPPLARRAIIVLVILVLTWILLGLLG